GGCTCTGGGGTCATGCGGGGTTGGCAAATTTATTTGTTCTGCCAGAGGCTTGTCCAGGCTGACCTCGCCGGCATTCACCAGCGACAGAAGGGCTGCGGCAGTGATGGGCTTGGTGAGAGAGGCCAGAGGCAACACCTGATCGACCTGCATGGGCGTGCCTATGATCGGGTCTGAGACACCGAAGGCTTTGAGCGTTGGCGCACCGTCCGAGGGACCATAGGCCAGTACGGCGCCGGGGATGCCCGTCGCCTCCAGAAATGCCTCGATCACGTCTTCCTCGGTGGGGTCCTCGCGCAGGAACACAAACGCGACCGCCGCTATGGCGATCACGGCCAGCGCACCGAGGCGGAAGTTGCGTGTGCCGCTTTGAGACATGCCTGTACCTTTTGCTCAGGGTGAAAGTTACCCACCGAGCAAGGTCAAATCGCGGCATGTGTGGGGTAGATTTGCGGCGTGTCTATGAGGTGATGCATGGCGATTTCCCCTTTGATTTCTCGCTCTTTGCCATGACACTGAGGGCACAAGTAACTGGGATGCGAAAGGGCAAGACCATGGGTTTTTGGAATTTCTGGAAGGGCGGCGATGAAACGCCTGAGGCCGAGGCGCTGGAAAAAGAGGTGCAGGATCTGGGGCTTAACACTGCTGGGCTAAATATTGCGGTGGATGGCGATGTGGTTAAGGTTTCGGGTGAGGCCGTGGATCAGGAGACCAAGGAAAAGGTCATTATGGCCGTGGGCAACGCCAAGGGCGTGGCGGCGGTTGAGGACACGGTCACAGGGGCCGATCCGGTGTTTCACGAGGTGGCCAAGGGCGACACGCTTTGGAAAATCGCCGAGAAAACACTGGGCAATGGCGCGCGCTATACCGAGATTTTCGAGGCCAACCGCCCGATGCTCAGCGACCCGGACAAGATCTATCCCGGCCAGCGCCTGCGCATCCCGCAGGATGGCAGCACGACCGCCTGATCGGGGTTCGAGAGATGTAAGAGAGGCCGGGGGAGTGCCCGGCCTTTTTTGTTGGGCAGAGGTTAACGAAGGGTGAACGGGTCAGGAGGCGGGACACATAGGTGCGCCTTGGCAGGTCCGTAAACCCCTTGGTTAACAGGGATTTTGAGCGATTTTGCCACATCGGTATCACGTCGGTATTGCGTCGGTATCACGTCGGTGCGGATGGGGGAATCGGGGAAAAACGGATGTGTTAAACCTCCGTGCGCGCAACGTTCCGCGGTAGGCCGGGGTTCACCCCGGCAATGGGTGTGGCGGAGGTGGCGGGGTGAAACCCCGCCCTACGGAGGGGAATTGATGCCGAGCGACGGTCAGACCGCGGGATGGTTGTCACGCGGCTGCACAGCTTATTGCTCCGCAGTATCCGCAACTAAATTCACAACTTCAATCGTCAGTTACGCAATTTGGCGTGATGCCGAATGCAAGAACAGGACAGCCTCCATTGCGGCCTGCATCAAGCCTGTAGAGAAGTTTGCCCATCCAAGTGGACGAAGCGCCGTACTTCTTGTATACTTCGTCAGTTCCTTCGCTCCCGTCCTTCTTGAGTACTCTGCCCAAACTTCTGAAAAAGGAGTTGTCCAGACTTGTGCCCCTTGTAAGAATGATACCAAGGTCAATTGCTCCTGCCTCATAGAACGCAGCGAATGCATACAGATCTCGATCATAGGTTTGATCTTTGCTGTTCCATTCCAAGTCCAGAGCAACCTTTCCTTTCACGAAATCAATACGATGCCCATCAAGGAAACCCTCTCTGGTGTACTCATTTAGAATTCTTGTCTTTTGCTTCGCGTGAAGGAGTTTCACATGCAAATCCGCAGAAATTCGCGTTTCTTGCCAACCCTCGTCAAATAGAGTGTCAACGTATTTTGCGATCTCACTCTTGCTACCACCTGGTGAGCGGATCATGGTTTTCGATATACTGAATTTGCGAAGAGCCGCGACTAGATTATTAAATTGCTCAGGGAAGCTAGACTTTAGTATTCCTGCTGCATTTCGATAGCTGTACACTTCAAATTTGGAAAGCAGCTCCTCTTCAAAGACACTTTCGAGTATATTGGGGTCGTCAGCTACGGCGCCTGTGGAGATGTCTTCTAAGTCGTTGCTCAAGTCTATTCAGCCGCTACGCTTGAATTGAATTTATAGGTTTTCCAAGTTGGTTTGTAATCGCTCTCGGCTTGATTTCCCCAAACCGTCCAATTCTCTCTTATGCCGCGCCCAAATAGTTCGAGGTATGGACCCCAGCTACACGACTCGATAATGTCGTATTGCTCGTCGGGTTTACGTGAGTGTTCACGCTTGCGCGTTCCAAAAAGGTTAACCTGTCGGCGACCTGGCGCTAGAGTACGAGCGTTCTTGCCGCGCACTCCAAACAAGAGAATTTCCGTAACATTTCGGAAATAAAATCCAACACCCCTACCGTCTGAACCACCGTCTTTTCGGATTTTGTGCCAAATTATATTTGATTTGTATTGAAATCCCCAAGAAGACAAAACTTGTAAGCCCTCCGGTAGAAGCGCGTTTGGAACCCATAAATAACAATGCGCTGTGTCTTCTAGATGCTCAGAAACAGGCAAGTTGCAAATATCTTCAAGCTCCATGGTCGGATAGCGAGAAAGTCTTTTATGCTCGGGCGCAACTTTGCCGGTGCGATTAGTGAATCTCCAAGGTGGATCCGCCATAACCGTCGCGAACTTCTGCCCATCAAGAAAAGCTGTAAGATCATCGTTCGCAGCGTGGGGCATGGGAATCTCTCTTTCAAC
This DNA window, taken from Roseovarius sp. S88, encodes the following:
- a CDS encoding MT-A70 family methyltransferase; translation: MPHAANDDLTAFLDGQKFATVMADPPWRFTNRTGKVAPEHKRLSRYPTMELEDICNLPVSEHLEDTAHCYLWVPNALLPEGLQVLSSWGFQYKSNIIWHKIRKDGGSDGRGVGFYFRNVTEILLFGVRGKNARTLAPGRRQVNLFGTRKREHSRKPDEQYDIIESCSWGPYLELFGRGIRENWTVWGNQAESDYKPTWKTYKFNSSVAAE
- the lysM gene encoding peptidoglycan-binding protein LysM, producing MCGVDLRRVYEVMHGDFPFDFSLFAMTLRAQVTGMRKGKTMGFWNFWKGGDETPEAEALEKEVQDLGLNTAGLNIAVDGDVVKVSGEAVDQETKEKVIMAVGNAKGVAAVEDTVTGADPVFHEVAKGDTLWKIAEKTLGNGARYTEIFEANRPMLSDPDKIYPGQRLRIPQDGSTTA
- a CDS encoding BglII/BstYI family type II restriction endonuclease — translated: MSNDLEDISTGAVADDPNILESVFEEELLSKFEVYSYRNAAGILKSSFPEQFNNLVAALRKFSISKTMIRSPGGSKSEIAKYVDTLFDEGWQETRISADLHVKLLHAKQKTRILNEYTREGFLDGHRIDFVKGKVALDLEWNSKDQTYDRDLYAFAAFYEAGAIDLGIILTRGTSLDNSFFRSLGRVLKKDGSEGTDEVYKKYGASSTWMGKLLYRLDAGRNGGCPVLAFGITPNCVTDD